Proteins encoded by one window of Scatophagus argus isolate fScaArg1 chromosome 8, fScaArg1.pri, whole genome shotgun sequence:
- the LOC124063373 gene encoding amphoterin-induced protein 3 → MTCGLHLSTLLVLLCLLHGSEETCPSMCLCVSDTVSCSSSGLAKVPLSLPSFSVTLDLSHNHLSWLGPGSFNKIPRLENLRMAHNQLSSLGHGVFHNASRLRFLDLSSNKLQVVEQHYFQGLWRLEELLLFNNKITQVEAGTLTSLSSLKKAYFSLNQITYFPFFSIQDHSHPFLTMLDLSSNRMTRLPWEDVKALPGLVQRGLYLHNNSLICDCSMYSVFWHWDLRGYDSLKDFTDEHTCSIYGDPRASIRFLRHSRFFHNCTVEKAVSQPVTVLLSNVLVSEGERVRLDCQTTLSSTDLSFTWLSPSKGYITQSSINDTLISLFANGSLEIQAAKVNDSGLYVCTALDIKQALNASREVNVTVLLHAAESFNTGYTTLLGCVVTMVFILMYLYLTPCRCSCCKQPKPPVIPIATYDPSTLTSVFSTSARDQHKIQTNKHVAFMEPMIDEEGTEWTPES, encoded by the coding sequence ATGACCTGTGGACTCCATCTCAGCACTCTCCTGGTGCTGCTCTGTCTCCTCCATGGCTCTGAGGAGACCTGTCCATCCATGTGCCTCTGTGTATCTGACACAGTGAGCTGTAGCTCCAGTGGTCTTGCCAAGGTACCTCTGTCCCTGCCCTCCTTCTCTGTCACCCTGGACCTCAGCCACAACCATCTGTCCTGGCTGGGTCCGGGCAGTTTCAACAAAATTCCCAGACTGGAAAACCTAAGAATGGCCCACAACCAACTCAGCTCCCTCGGTCATGGGGTGTTTCACAACGCCTCTCGCCTCAGGTTCCTTGACTTGTCCTCCAACAAGCTACAAGTGGTGGAGCAACACTATTTCCAAGGGCTGTGGAGGCTAGAGGAGCTCCTTCTCTTCAATAATAAGATCACACAGGTAGAAGCCGGCACATTGACCAGTCTCAGCAGCTTAAAAAAGGCCTACTTCAGCCTCAACCAGATCACATACTTCCCGTTCTTCTCCATTCAAGACCACAGTCATCCTTTCCTGACCATGCTGGACCTCTCGTCCAACCGCATGACTCGTCTGCCATGGGAAGATGTGAAAGCTTTGCCTGGCTTGGTGCAGAGGGGGCTGTACCTCCACAACAACTCTCTGATCTGCGACTGCTCCATGTACAGTGTGTTCTGGCACTGGGATTTGCGGGGTTATGACTCCCTTAAGGACTTCACAGATGAGCACACTTGTAGCATCTATGGGGACCCACGAGCGTCAATCCGGTTCTTGCGACACAGCCGTTTCTTCCATAACTGCACGGTGGAAAAAGCAGTGTCACAGCCCGTGACGGTGCTCCTCTCCAACGTGTTGGTttcagagggagaaagagtaCGTCTAGACTGCCAAACAACCCTCAGTAGCACAGACCTCTCATTTACATGGCTCTCCCCCAGCAAGGGGTACATCACCCAGAGCAGCATAAATGACACGTTAATTAGCCTCTTTGCTAATGGTTCCTTGGAGATCCAAGCAGCCAAGGTCAATGACTCAggtctgtatgtgtgcacagcTCTGGATATTAAACAGGCACTGAATGCAAGTCGGGAGGTGAATGTGACAGTGTTACTGCATGCAGCCGAGTCATTCAACACCGGCTACACAACATTGTTGGGCTGTGTGGTGACTATGGTCTTCATCCTCATGTACCTCTACCTGACTCCGTGtcgctgcagctgctgcaaacaGCCCAAACCTCCAGTTATACCCATTGCAACCTACGATCCCAGCACTCtcacttctgttttctccaCCTCCGCAAGAGACCAGCACAAAATCCAAACTAACAAGCATGTAGCTTTCATGGAGCCGATGATAGATGAAGAAGGAACAGAATGGACACCTGAAAGTTAA